A region of the Candidatus Aminicenantes bacterium genome:
ACGTTTTCGTGCTCGAACTTCCCCTCGATCACGGTTTCCAGCTTATACCCGGCTTCGGCCGCCTCCTCGGCGACTTGTTGCCGGGTCAGATCCCGCATCCCCCTCTCAGTGTGGGCGGGAGACGGCTCGACCATGGCCACTACGCCTCCGGGCTTCAGGCAAGGAAGCAGGTTCCGGAGCATGGGGATCGGCTTGTCCAGATGGTGATAGACCATGACCATGAGGATCATATCCAGAGCGCCGGCGGGGAGGCGGGCGTCGTCGACAAGGCCATCCACGACTTCGACGTTGGTCAGCTCCAGCCGCTTGATACGGCTGCGCAGATATTCGAGGGAGGATGTATCGATGTCGTTGGCGTAGATCTTGCCTTTTTCGCCGACGCGATCGGCCAGGTGGACCGTCACCCGGCCGCGGCCTGCGCCCACCTCGCCGATGACCATGCCGGGCTTGACGCCGACTAGGTCCATGACCAGGGCAGGGGAAATGTCTTCGTTGGCTCTTTGTTCAAAGGAATCGGTCAGGCGATCGACGGACGGAATGGCCTGCGACGTATTAGCCTGGGGAGAGAAGAAAGCCGGGGCAGGATTGAAAGCCGTCAGGATCAGCAGTGCGAATTTTAGCAACATCCATCTTCTCCCAACGATCGTCCGCGTCCTCGCGTGATTCTATCCGGTCCTTGCGGGGTCGATCGGAAAAAGCGGCCCCCTTTTGAATACGATTCAGGGGGAGATAACGTTGCCTAAGAGACGTGTCAGCTTAAAGTCCCCAATTCCGGAGAAGGATGTCCTTGTTCCGTAATAGCAGCTCGATATAGACGGCCTCGAGATCGATCATCTCGGCGTCTTTGCGCTTCAGCCAGTCGGACAGCCAGGCGAAACGAAGTCCGAGGACCAGATCGAAGAAATCAGCCCAGCTTTCCGCGGCGAAGGCGCCCGAGGCGCGCAGGCGCCCGATCGCCGCAACGACGATGTCTTCGCCCAAGGCCCGGGGATGCTCCATGCCCAGGCATCCGACGAGAATCGCGGCGTCGTAAAGCTCGAGTTTGCGGCCGCAGAACTCCCAATCGATGACGGCGCGGATGCCCTCGGCCGACCAGACGATGTTCAGAGGGTGGTAATCGCCGTGGGCGAAGGCTTGGGGCAGGGCGTCTTCCCGGAGAAACAAGCTCTTTCCCAGATGCTCGAGCGCGGGGCGTACCCGTTCGAGTAGGGCCGGCTCGTGTTCAGCCAGGCGGGATGCGAAGCGTCGGATGAATGTCGCCAGAGAAAAGCCCGAACCGCCGGCGGAGGCGAGCGTCCCGGCCGCTTCCGATCGGCGCAGGCGAACAAGGAAATCGGCCAGGGCGGGACCCCGCCAGGCTTGATCCAGGTATTCGGGGCGGGGGAGGGCGACTCCGGGAATGTAGCGCGAAACCTGGAAGAAACCCGCTTCGGTTTTGACGACGGTCTCTCCCGTTTCGGCCGCGAGAAAGGGCAAAACCTCGGGCAGATCGGCCGCCAGCGCCGCCACGGCACGGGCGATCTCGCGCTTTCTCTCCAATACCGCCGGGTCGAGTCGCTCCAGGATGAAGAGGGCGCCTGCCTCGTCCTCGACCACGACGCGGGCCAGTGTCCGTTCGGGGCTGCCGGTGATGTCCAGATCGGGCCGGATGCGGGCCGGATGGATGCGCCAGACGGAGAGCGCGGCGGCGGCGGATTCAGCGTTGATCCCGGTCATGGCCGCATGGTCTCAACGGCCGCAGTCGCGGTGCGCCCGGGTTCGACCGGGATCCGAACGAACGAGATCTCGCCGCCGTCCGGGCCTTTTTCGAGAATGGCTTTTTGAACCCGCCCGTCGATCTGGATCGTATCGTGGCGGCCGCGAAAGACGGCTTTCCAGACGATTGTCGAAGGTCCGAGGTTGCGGAACTCCGTCCGGCCCCGTCCTTCGTGTTTGACGGAAACGACCGTTCCCAGCACCGGGACGTTCCGGATCTCGGCCCGTTTCAGATCGACCGGCAGGCCGGGGAGCGTGGTCACTGAACCGTCGCGAGCATCGGGCTCGAGGCCCATCAGGCCGCAGGCCAGGGCGCCGATCACGGCGAACGACACTTCGGGGTATTCGCGCCGCTTGGTAGCCGGATCGCAAAGATAGAGGATTGTGCGCAGGGCGGCGGCGTCCTCGCCGTGGCGGAAGAGAATCTCCGGATAATAGGACCTCATTTCGATGTTGATGTCTTGGCGCAGAACCAGCTCGCGGACAGCCTGTCTCGTCGGTCCGCCCTCGGCCGTCACGCCGTAATAAACCAGAAATTCCTGGCCGATGCCGTGGCGGAAGAGGCCGTCGGGAGAATGGAAGACGAAATAGCGTCCGGCGGCCGGATCCCACCAGGTTTGATGGAAGAAGGTTTTGAGATCGGCTGCTTTCTTGTCGAAGGCGGCGGCTTCGGCGGCGTCGCCGCGCGCGCGGCGCAGCAGCGCGTAAGCCCTATAGCCCGCGTACTGGGCGGCCGGCAGGTCGGCCCCGACGTTCAGACCCTCTTCATCCTCGTTGTAGCTGGGGAGACCCCGGCTGGCCCGGTACGGGTCCTTGGGGTCGAGAGGCACGGCCAGGTTCATGATCGCCGGCCGGGACATAATCTTGTCCGGGGCCAGGGCCCAGCGCTCGACGTAATCCTTGACCGTGCGCTCGTAGTAGTTCAAAAAAGCCGGATCGTCGAGATAGGTGCGGTCCCCGGTCCAGAGATATTGGCGTCCGACGGCGTCGAGGACGTCGAAGTTCGAGGGCAGGTTGTACCAGAACTCTTTGTCGTTGCGGTAGTCGATGGGCGCCGGCCGATCGTGCCGGTTGATCTCCCAATAGGTGCACCAGTCCTTGGCTTCCGAGATGTTGGCGGCGAACTTGCGGAAGAGATTCTTGTTGATCGCGGCCAGGCCCAAGGCGTTGGCGCCGGCCGCCTGGTGCGAGACGTCGCGCATGCAAAAGGCCTCGCGCCGGGGCAGGGCCGCCTCATACCAATCGCCGACCGGATCGCCGGTGAAGACGTAGTCCAGAGCCTGGGCCTTGGCCCAGGCGAAGGCCCGGTCGAGCGCGGGCAAATTCGATGAAAACTCGAGCGGGCTGGACACGCGCGGCTGCGGCGCAGGCGCTTGTCCGGCGACGAGCAGGATGGAGGCGCTGACGAGGGCCGCTCCGGCGAGAGCGAAACGGGCGGTTTTCATCTGTGGCTCCTTGCCGTTTCAGCGGGGGGAAAAGCGCGTCGTCCAGGAAAAGGGGCCGTTCGCGGCCGGAGCCAGGGTGATCTTGACGATCCCGCCCTCGCGCTCGGTCCTCTCCACCTTGGCCCCGTCGGCATCCGCTCGGTCCAGGACGAAGCCGGTCGGCTCCGTCACATAGATGACGTAGGGATCGCCTTTAACGCCGCGGCTTTTTCCGGTCAGGGCCGAGCCGTCCCAGCGGACGTCGTCCAGATCGACCCCGCCTCCCGTGATGTGGCGGCTCGTGGCCAGAAGCTGGGGCCGCGGCAGGCGCTCGCGAATGACAAAGGCCTGGGAGCGGAACTTCGGATCAAGCGGGCCGGGGGCGAACGAGCCGGTGAAGCTGCCGAGCAGCCGCTTGGACCAGAATTCGAAGACGAAATACTCCCTGGCCGGATCGAGGCCGAGGTCGGCCAGCCGGATCTCGGCGAAGTCGCCGCCCGTGCGGCCGAGGACGAGCCAGCTCTCGAACGGCCGCTCGATCTCGAGCGAATAAAGGAAGCAGGCCGGGGTATAGCCGGCGTCGAACGGCCGCGGCCCGGAGCCGCTGACCTCGGAATCCACACGGCCGATCTGGTCCGAGCGCGAGGGGTCGACGTCGAAGATCTGGCCGGGCCGGGTGAAGAGCACCGGGGCCGTCCTCTTGGCCGGCTCGATGGCCGCGGTGCGATAGACGGCCGGCTTGTCCGTCAGCATCATCAGTGAGCCGGTCAGGGTGGTGACCAGGGTCGAACGGTATCCGTCCGCGTCGAGCTCGATGTGGTCGGGGTCGTTTCTCCAAACCACGTTGTTGAAGGAGTTGTACTGCGACAGCCCGGCGTAGGCGAAGCCGTCGTCGCCGATCCGGCAGGCGTCGGCCAGGCCGATGAGCTCGGGCCGGATGCCCCAGCAGGCCAGAAGGAATGTGTCCCGCCCGATCGTGTTGCGGACGGTCTGGACGTACTGGCGGAAGGCGGCCACGGGGTCGACCTTCTTCCTCTCGAAGTAGTCCCGGTTGGCATTGTAGCCCTCGTAGCGCAGGTGGCGCAGGGCGTCGAGCTTGATGTAGCGCCAGCCCTGGGCCATCAGCCCCTTGTAGAGCGGGGTCACGATGTTGTCCAGGGCGGCCTGGATCGAGGCGTCCAGGACGGCGCCGACCCAATTGCCTGTGACCGGCTTGCCCGCGGCGTCGCGGACGAACCACTCGGGGCGGGCGGCCGGAAGGCCCTCATCCAGGCATGAAGCCGCCGTCCAGAGTCCGGGGATGAGCCCGTGGCTCTTGATGACGTCGACCAGATACTTGAGGCCCTTGGGGAACTTAACGTTGGGGTTGAGCCACTTCTCCGGCGCGCCCTGGATCTGCTGGAAGCCGTCGTCAATCTGGAAGTAGTCGTAGCCGTAGGCCTTGAGCGCCTCGGAAAAGACGGCCGCCGTCTCCACGACGTCCTTCTCGGTGATGTCGGCGTAGAAGGCGAACCAGGATATCCAGCCGGCCACGGAGCCCGGCCATGGCTTGTAAGTCCAGGGTTCGTAGAAGGCCAGGCCACGGTGCTTTTGGTAGAAGCGGGGCCGGAAGCGGAGGATGATCTCGTTGCCGCTTGCGGTCAGGCGGAAAGTACCCGCCGCATCGCCCTCGGGCGCCACGGCGGCCGAGGGGCCGGCGTCGACCGACAGCGCCCAATCGGAAGAGCGGTCGTATACGGCCCGGTTGAGGAGGCTGCGGCTTCGGCCTGAGACGTGCCGGACGATGAGAGGGCCGGCGCCGCGGCGGTCCCTTCGGTCGGCCTCGCAGGCGAATGATTCGGCGCCGCCCTGGATAAGGCCCGCCAGCTTGAGCGGCGGATTGCCGCCGCCGAACAAGTAGACGACCTGTTCGATCCGCTCGCCCGTCCGGAAGACCCGGGACCGCGTTTGGAGCTTGGCCGGATTACCCGCGAACGTTCCCTCGAAAATCGTCTGCCCGGCGTAGATTGCGACGATGCGGCCGTCATGGATATCGATCTGCGCGGGCGCGTTGGGCGGAACGATCGGGACGCCGCCGTTCGGCCGGCCTTGGGCTTCCCGGGCGGCGCCGTGGATTGGGTACGCGGACGCGAATAGG
Encoded here:
- a CDS encoding class I SAM-dependent methyltransferase, with translation MLLKFALLILTAFNPAPAFFSPQANTSQAIPSVDRLTDSFEQRANEDISPALVMDLVGVKPGMVIGEVGAGRGRVTVHLADRVGEKGKIYANDIDTSSLEYLRSRIKRLELTNVEVVDGLVDDARLPAGALDMILMVMVYHHLDKPIPMLRNLLPCLKPGGVVAMVEPSPAHTERGMRDLTRQQVAEEAAEAGYKLETVIEGKFEHENV
- a CDS encoding aminoglycoside phosphotransferase family protein — its product is MTGINAESAAAALSVWRIHPARIRPDLDITGSPERTLARVVVEDEAGALFILERLDPAVLERKREIARAVAALAADLPEVLPFLAAETGETVVKTEAGFFQVSRYIPGVALPRPEYLDQAWRGPALADFLVRLRRSEAAGTLASAGGSGFSLATFIRRFASRLAEHEPALLERVRPALEHLGKSLFLREDALPQAFAHGDYHPLNIVWSAEGIRAVIDWEFCGRKLELYDAAILVGCLGMEHPRALGEDIVVAAIGRLRASGAFAAESWADFFDLVLGLRFAWLSDWLKRKDAEMIDLEAVYIELLLRNKDILLRNWGL
- a CDS encoding alpha-galactosidase; amino-acid sequence: MTRRRRLSAITLFFASVLFASAYPIHGAAREAQGRPNGGVPIVPPNAPAQIDIHDGRIVAIYAGQTIFEGTFAGNPAKLQTRSRVFRTGERIEQVVYLFGGGNPPLKLAGLIQGGAESFACEADRRDRRGAGPLIVRHVSGRSRSLLNRAVYDRSSDWALSVDAGPSAAVAPEGDAAGTFRLTASGNEIILRFRPRFYQKHRGLAFYEPWTYKPWPGSVAGWISWFAFYADITEKDVVETAAVFSEALKAYGYDYFQIDDGFQQIQGAPEKWLNPNVKFPKGLKYLVDVIKSHGLIPGLWTAASCLDEGLPAARPEWFVRDAAGKPVTGNWVGAVLDASIQAALDNIVTPLYKGLMAQGWRYIKLDALRHLRYEGYNANRDYFERKKVDPVAAFRQYVQTVRNTIGRDTFLLACWGIRPELIGLADACRIGDDGFAYAGLSQYNSFNNVVWRNDPDHIELDADGYRSTLVTTLTGSLMMLTDKPAVYRTAAIEPAKRTAPVLFTRPGQIFDVDPSRSDQIGRVDSEVSGSGPRPFDAGYTPACFLYSLEIERPFESWLVLGRTGGDFAEIRLADLGLDPAREYFVFEFWSKRLLGSFTGSFAPGPLDPKFRSQAFVIRERLPRPQLLATSRHITGGGVDLDDVRWDGSALTGKSRGVKGDPYVIYVTEPTGFVLDRADADGAKVERTEREGGIVKITLAPAANGPFSWTTRFSPR